The Bacteroidota bacterium region GACAGCCATTCATTATATCGATAGCAGCAGTACCACCGGTTTTTTTGAAGTGCAAAATGAAAAAAATATTTTCATTTATCCGAATCCCAATTCTGGATCAGCAATTCTTCGAATAAATTCGCCAGAGCTCCAAAATGCTAACGTTTCCGTATTCGATAATCAGGGGAGAATAGCTTTTCGAAAGGATAAAATACAATTGCATACAGGAATTAACGATGTTCCGCTTAATTTTTCTAAACTACCAGCCGGATTTTATTTTGGGATGTTATCAACTGAAAATATTTTTAGAGAATTCAAAATCGTAGTTGAATAAATTCTCAAGAACACTCTTTTACAATTGGACGATTGCGATAGGATTAACTTTTGCACTTTATTTTTCATAAGTAGTGGCAATGCTGAGTTCTTCCTGAGCATATATTTGATTCGTATATTTATAATACTTAATTTTAATGGAGGATTTCTTTCTATTGATACTTCATTGCATCAAAATATAATTTCCTGAAAAAAAATGGAAAGGTATAAGTTCACCGGCGAGCTTCAGGATTTGATTGAACATGCTGAAAGTGGAACCGCTTCAGATGTAGAATATATCATGAACCATCTGACAAACGAAGCCTCGCTGGCGATGACCAGGTATGTTGATTATGCACTCAGCATTGTTGAAAATGAAAATGGTATTTCAAAAATAAAAAATTACCTGTTCAAGGGAACACCCATTCAGCGGAATTACAGCTGTTTGTTTTTTAACAGGAGAGGAGACTGGACTCTTGTGAACGAAGCCTTTTATGCAGGATGCATTGATGAGATCCAGGCATTTGCCAGATGAAAGAAGAGTATTTTGTATGATGAACATAGGTTTTGTTTTTGAAGTCCTGATTCTTCACCAAATATTTATTTTTTGAATCAAACAATTTACTATATTGGTCCTATTCGGTATAATTTTTACGATAGTCTCAATATTTAATTAATTGTTGAGACAGTATAAGTAATTATTATGCAGACTCCTGAGCAATCATTTACGGATAACCTACCGATATTATAAGTTCAGTCAGGCATATTTCTTTCAAAAGTCATTTATTGAATTCACATGAGTGTTAGCCAAAGAGTAAGTTATTTGTTGAGACAGGTCATGAATGCAGGACAGAGTAAAGTATGTCCTTTTTGTAAACAGAAAGAATTTTCCGTAATAGATAGAAAGTACATTTTTACAACACTGATCAAATGCAAAAATTGCGGATTGAGTCATCGGCATCCCAAAGATGATGAACAATGGCTGCGGAAATTCTATCAGAGTGAGTATAGTATCGATACTCACATGATGACAAAAATTCCTTCCGATGAGGAAATAGGGAAATTAATGAAGTCAAATTTCCCGAACCTTCGCAGTTATGATAAATACCTTGATGCCCTGTTTAAAAAACCGCTCAAGATTATTGATTACGGTTGCAGCTGGGGTTACAATGTTTACAAATTGGTTCAATCGGGTTATCAGGCTGTGGGTTATGAATTATCTGTCCCTCGGGCACAGCTTGGCAAGAGTAAACTCAACATACAGATCTATTCAGATACCCATCAACTTCCCGGAGAAAATGATGTAATCATGAGCTCACACGTCATTGAGCATCTCAGTGATATAAATGAACTTGTTGCACTCTCAAAAAAACTACTTAAAGAATCCGGAGTCTTCATGGCATTTTGTCCGAATGGTAACCAGGAGTATAGAAACAGAGAACCGGAAGTCTGGCATGTTAACTGGGGTGCTGTACATCCAAACTATCTGGATGTAAATTTTGCGAAATACATGTTTAGGGAAAACCCCTACCTTATTTTAACAGGTGATTGGGATTTTGATCCCGGAGATATTTTAAAATGGGATGGCCGAAGCCAGATAGTAGGCCCTAAAGCAGATGGCAAAGAACTTTTCATTATTTCCAAACCGAATATAAAAATCAACTAACATGGAATTCATTGACTTCAAACGCCTTTCTCAAGAGCAGAAAGAAATTAAAGCGGATTACCAATCAAAGAAGCCATT contains the following coding sequences:
- a CDS encoding methyltransferase domain-containing protein, with product MSVSQRVSYLLRQVMNAGQSKVCPFCKQKEFSVIDRKYIFTTLIKCKNCGLSHRHPKDDEQWLRKFYQSEYSIDTHMMTKIPSDEEIGKLMKSNFPNLRSYDKYLDALFKKPLKIIDYGCSWGYNVYKLVQSGYQAVGYELSVPRAQLGKSKLNIQIYSDTHQLPGENDVIMSSHVIEHLSDINELVALSKKLLKESGVFMAFCPNGNQEYRNREPEVWHVNWGAVHPNYLDVNFAKYMFRENPYLILTGDWDFDPGDILKWDGRSQIVGPKADGKELFIISKPNIKIN